From the Desulfovibrio sp. JY genome, one window contains:
- the rnr gene encoding ribonuclease R translates to MTARRRKGRSPKGPGAGLDTAAILRIFRESGKPLSDKEVARSLQGTAFKFHDLRHMLENLREAGKLIRVQKGWGLLESMRLLTGVLEISRSGVGYVLPDDKRRKDIFIHPKDIGDAWHGDRVAVAVTRERKDKNHEGRVARVIERGVSTLPCRVIKRMAPDLFLCRPTDARHSMSFMVDYIPPTPEDPVPGPEDIMNVGVGEKLEYKLYSGKGLELLGAQGDVAVQERLVKLNHDIPGPFPPKTINEAEALPEAPGEADFAGRKDLRDLTFVTIDGAKARDFDDAIYVKKRGRAYTLWVAIADVSHYVPEGSALDAEALERGNSYYFPQSVEPMLPERLSNGLCSLNPNVPRLAMVAEIDFSAKGLPGRTDIYPAVIESKARLTYAQVNRALLLGDEAEREKIAAVLPMLTTAEVLARAINAVRTERGNLDFDLPEPEILFNFQGETQDIRPKVRHFGHQIVEEFMIAANEAVARFLTEKDAPVLYRVHPEPDPTKLEAFFKLLATTDLAPQLPPTPGPGDLATMLRAASGTDLDFLVSRIALRTMMQASYSPKLDGHFGLASTCYCHFTSPIRRYADLVVHRSIKNVLAGKAVPEKKLARLAKVAEHISRRERVAMEAEREILKRVTVLFLADKVGRRFTGVVSSIADFGFWVELKEVMAEGMVRLSSLSDDYYTYFPERHELIGERTGRRFRLGQPVEVELTGVDMGRLSVDLGLVEGGEAPLALPTAKRKSSRRRRK, encoded by the coding sequence ATGACAGCAAGAAGAAGAAAAGGACGTTCCCCAAAGGGACCGGGGGCCGGACTCGACACGGCCGCCATATTGCGGATCTTCCGCGAAAGCGGCAAGCCCCTGTCCGACAAGGAGGTGGCGCGCAGCCTCCAGGGCACAGCCTTCAAATTCCACGACCTGCGCCACATGCTCGAAAACCTGCGCGAGGCGGGCAAGCTCATCCGCGTCCAGAAAGGCTGGGGACTTCTGGAAAGCATGCGGCTTCTCACCGGGGTGCTTGAGATAAGCCGTTCTGGCGTGGGCTACGTGCTTCCCGACGACAAACGCCGCAAGGACATCTTTATCCATCCCAAGGATATCGGCGATGCCTGGCACGGCGACCGGGTGGCCGTCGCCGTCACCCGCGAACGCAAGGACAAGAACCACGAAGGCCGTGTGGCCAGGGTCATCGAGCGCGGCGTTTCGACGCTGCCCTGCCGGGTGATCAAGCGCATGGCGCCCGACCTGTTCCTGTGCCGTCCGACGGATGCCCGCCACTCCATGAGCTTCATGGTGGACTACATTCCCCCGACGCCGGAGGATCCGGTGCCCGGCCCCGAGGACATCATGAACGTGGGCGTGGGGGAAAAGCTCGAATACAAGCTCTATTCCGGCAAAGGGTTGGAGCTTCTCGGCGCCCAGGGCGACGTGGCCGTGCAGGAACGCCTGGTCAAGCTCAACCACGACATCCCCGGCCCCTTCCCGCCCAAGACGATCAACGAGGCCGAGGCGCTGCCCGAAGCCCCGGGCGAGGCCGATTTCGCCGGCCGCAAGGACCTGCGCGACCTGACCTTCGTCACCATCGACGGGGCCAAGGCGCGCGACTTCGACGACGCCATTTACGTGAAAAAACGCGGCCGGGCCTATACCCTCTGGGTGGCCATCGCCGACGTGTCCCACTACGTGCCCGAGGGCAGCGCCCTGGACGCCGAAGCCCTGGAACGCGGCAACTCCTACTATTTTCCCCAATCCGTGGAGCCCATGCTGCCCGAGCGGCTCTCCAACGGGCTTTGCAGCTTAAACCCCAACGTGCCGCGCCTGGCCATGGTGGCGGAGATCGATTTTTCGGCCAAGGGCCTGCCCGGCCGCACCGACATCTACCCGGCGGTCATCGAGTCCAAGGCGCGCCTGACCTACGCCCAGGTCAACCGGGCGCTGCTGCTCGGCGACGAAGCGGAACGCGAAAAGATCGCGGCCGTCCTGCCCATGCTGACCACGGCCGAGGTGCTGGCCCGGGCCATAAACGCCGTGCGCACGGAGCGGGGCAACCTGGACTTCGATCTGCCCGAACCGGAAATCCTGTTCAATTTCCAGGGCGAGACCCAGGACATCCGGCCCAAGGTGCGCCATTTCGGCCACCAGATCGTGGAGGAATTCATGATCGCGGCCAACGAGGCCGTGGCCCGGTTCCTGACCGAAAAAGACGCGCCGGTGCTCTACCGAGTCCACCCCGAGCCCGATCCGACCAAGCTCGAAGCCTTTTTCAAGCTTCTGGCCACGACCGACCTGGCTCCCCAGCTCCCCCCGACCCCCGGCCCCGGGGATCTGGCCACCATGCTGCGGGCCGCCTCGGGCACGGACCTCGACTTCCTGGTCAGCCGGATCGCGCTGCGCACCATGATGCAGGCCTCCTACTCGCCCAAGCTCGACGGGCATTTCGGCCTGGCCTCGACCTGCTACTGCCACTTCACCTCCCCCATACGCCGCTACGCCGACTTGGTGGTGCACCGCTCCATCAAAAACGTGCTGGCCGGCAAAGCCGTACCGGAGAAAAAGCTGGCCCGGCTGGCCAAGGTGGCCGAGCACATCAGCCGCCGGGAACGGGTGGCCATGGAGGCCGAGCGCGAAATATTAAAGCGCGTCACCGTGCTTTTCCTGGCCGACAAGGTCGGCCGGCGCTTTACCGGCGTGGTCAGCTCCATTGCGGATTTCGGCTTCTGGGTGGAACTCAAGGAGGTCATGGCCGAGGGCATGGTGCGGCTGTCGTCGCTTTCCGACGACTACTACACCTATTTCCCGGAACGCCATGAACTTATCGGCGAGCGCACCGGCCGCCGGTTCCGGCTGGGCCAGCCGGTGGAAGTGGAACTGACGGGCGTGGACATGGGACGGCTGTCCGTGGACCTCGGCCTGGTCGAGGGCGGCGAAGCGCCGCTGGCCCTGCCCACGGCCAAACGCAAAAGTTCGAGGCGTCGCCGCAAATGA
- a CDS encoding ABC transporter substrate-binding protein — protein MNGHGVGRKRRVGLSGLRRLAVACLAVAALLALVGVAAAQKGGGYTFGALLPLTGPLAERGKTSKAALELAQTDINNYLATSGAGGQARFVLEDTGGKPATAVEQLKALAGQGIRVVIGPFSDDEAEACLEYADKNNMVLISQGSSGPFLSKKGDNLFRLSPSDTYQAEAVTSLMRQEGVGTVVPLWQGDRYGDDMVVHVKARFRQLGGEVLPGARFAPDRKDFAEILGDLAKQVGQLSRERKNGKVAIYFAGGPEVVTLLKGASKYPELAAVPWYGCDATAMFDPIAKDPESAAFAMKVRLASPRYGEGGANVYALTEKRIQDKADLFPDTQSLAAYDGAWAAFFTAQAVGGTGDAARFKQMLPRVCERMYGVTGWLALNEHGDRREDWDFDFWVLGHDKDKYFWEKAARYQFEPGTAKELFLSSGKKK, from the coding sequence ATGAACGGGCATGGGGTTGGGAGAAAACGGCGCGTCGGCTTGTCCGGCCTGCGGCGTCTGGCGGTGGCGTGTCTGGCTGTGGCCGCGCTGCTGGCCCTTGTCGGCGTGGCGGCGGCCCAGAAGGGCGGCGGGTATACCTTCGGGGCGCTTTTGCCGCTGACCGGGCCCCTGGCCGAGCGCGGCAAGACGTCCAAGGCCGCCCTGGAGCTGGCCCAGACCGACATCAACAACTATCTGGCGACCAGCGGCGCGGGCGGCCAGGCCCGGTTCGTCCTGGAAGACACCGGCGGCAAGCCGGCCACGGCCGTGGAGCAGCTGAAGGCCCTGGCCGGACAGGGCATCCGGGTCGTCATCGGCCCCTTTTCCGACGACGAGGCCGAGGCCTGCCTGGAATACGCCGACAAAAACAACATGGTGCTCATCAGCCAGGGCAGTTCCGGGCCGTTTTTGTCCAAGAAGGGCGACAACCTCTTTCGCCTGTCGCCGTCGGACACCTATCAGGCCGAGGCGGTCACGAGCCTCATGCGCCAGGAAGGCGTGGGCACGGTGGTGCCGCTGTGGCAGGGCGACCGCTACGGCGACGACATGGTCGTCCATGTCAAGGCGCGCTTTCGCCAGCTTGGCGGCGAGGTTTTGCCCGGGGCCCGGTTCGCCCCGGACCGCAAGGATTTCGCCGAGATCCTCGGCGATCTGGCCAAGCAGGTGGGCCAGCTTTCGCGCGAGCGCAAAAACGGCAAGGTGGCGATCTATTTCGCCGGCGGTCCGGAGGTCGTGACCCTCCTGAAGGGCGCTTCCAAGTATCCGGAACTGGCGGCCGTGCCCTGGTATGGCTGCGACGCCACGGCCATGTTCGACCCCATCGCCAAGGACCCGGAGAGCGCGGCCTTCGCCATGAAGGTCCGCCTGGCCAGCCCGCGTTACGGCGAGGGCGGAGCCAACGTGTATGCGCTGACGGAAAAGCGCATCCAGGACAAGGCCGACCTTTTTCCCGACACCCAGAGCCTGGCCGCCTACGACGGGGCCTGGGCGGCCTTTTTCACGGCCCAGGCCGTGGGTGGGACCGGCGATGCCGCACGGTTCAAGCAGATGCTGCCCCGGGTGTGCGAGCGCATGTACGGCGTGACGGGCTGGCTGGCCCTAAACGAACACGGCGACCGCCGCGAGGACTGGGATTTCGACTTCTGGGTGCTCGGGCACGACAAGGACAAGTATTTCTGGGAAAAGGCCGCCCGCTACCAGTTCGAGCCGGGCACGGCCAAGGAGCTTTTCCTGAGTTCCGGCAAGAAGAAGTAG